Proteins co-encoded in one Vibrio fortis genomic window:
- the typA gene encoding translational GTPase TypA, whose translation MSTPQIDKLRNIAIIAHVDHGKTTLVDKLLQQSGTLESRGETEERVMDSNDIEKERGITILAKNTAIDWNDHRINIVDTPGHADFGGEVERIMSMVDSVLLIVDAVDGPMPQTRFVTQKAFAHGLKPIVVINKIDRPGARPDWVMDQVFDLFDNLGASDEQLDFKVVYASALNGWASLEEGETGEDMEPLFQTIVEEVAAPQVDLDGPLQMQVSQLDYSSYVGVIGVARVTRGSVKPNQQVTIVSADGKTRNGKVGTVMGYLGLERHEVEQANAGDIIAITGLGELKISDTICAQNQVEALPALSVDEPTVTMTFQVNTSPFAGKEGKFVTSRNILERLEKELVHNVALRVEQTDDPDKFRVSGRGELHLSILIENMRREGFELAVSRPEVIIKEEDGQLMEPFETVTIDVMEEHQGGIMENIGLRKGELTDMSPDGKGRVRMDFVMPSRGLIGFQTEFMTLTSGSGLLYHTFDHYGPHKGGEIGQRVNGVLISNGMGKALTNALFNLQERGRMFIGHGVEVYEGMVVGIHSRDNDLTVNVLKGKQLTNVRASGTDDAQVLTPPIIMTLEQALEFIDDDELVEVTPESIRIRKKFLTESDRKRASRAAK comes from the coding sequence ATGTCTACTCCACAGATTGATAAGTTAAGAAATATCGCGATTATCGCGCACGTTGACCACGGTAAAACTACGCTGGTTGATAAACTGCTACAACAATCAGGCACACTAGAATCTCGTGGTGAGACTGAAGAGCGCGTAATGGACTCGAATGACATCGAGAAAGAGCGTGGCATTACCATCCTTGCTAAGAACACAGCAATCGACTGGAACGATCACCGCATCAACATCGTAGATACTCCGGGACACGCGGACTTCGGTGGTGAAGTAGAGCGTATCATGTCTATGGTTGACTCAGTGCTACTGATCGTTGACGCAGTAGACGGCCCAATGCCTCAAACTCGTTTCGTAACGCAAAAAGCATTCGCACACGGTCTTAAGCCAATCGTTGTAATCAACAAAATCGACCGCCCAGGTGCGCGTCCTGATTGGGTTATGGACCAAGTATTCGACCTATTCGACAACCTAGGTGCTTCTGACGAACAGCTAGACTTCAAAGTAGTTTACGCTTCTGCACTTAACGGTTGGGCTTCTCTAGAAGAAGGCGAAACTGGCGAAGACATGGAACCACTATTCCAAACTATCGTTGAAGAAGTAGCAGCACCACAAGTTGACCTAGACGGTCCACTACAAATGCAAGTTTCTCAACTAGATTACAGCTCTTACGTTGGTGTTATCGGTGTTGCTCGTGTAACTCGTGGTAGCGTTAAACCAAACCAACAAGTAACGATCGTAAGCGCAGACGGTAAAACTCGTAACGGCAAAGTTGGCACAGTAATGGGCTACCTAGGCCTTGAGCGTCACGAAGTTGAACAAGCGAACGCGGGTGACATAATCGCGATCACTGGTCTTGGTGAGCTGAAAATCTCTGACACTATCTGTGCACAGAACCAAGTTGAAGCACTACCAGCACTGTCTGTAGATGAGCCTACAGTAACAATGACGTTCCAAGTAAACACGTCTCCATTCGCTGGTAAAGAAGGTAAGTTCGTAACTTCACGTAACATCCTTGAGCGTCTAGAGAAAGAACTAGTACACAACGTTGCACTACGTGTTGAACAAACAGACGATCCAGACAAATTCCGCGTATCAGGCCGTGGTGAACTTCACCTATCTATCCTGATCGAAAACATGCGTCGTGAAGGCTTCGAACTAGCAGTATCTCGTCCAGAAGTAATCATCAAAGAAGAAGATGGTCAACTAATGGAACCGTTCGAAACTGTAACTATCGATGTTATGGAAGAGCACCAAGGCGGTATCATGGAGAACATCGGCCTACGTAAAGGTGAGCTGACTGACATGTCTCCAGACGGCAAAGGTCGTGTACGTATGGACTTCGTTATGCCATCTCGTGGCCTAATCGGTTTCCAAACTGAGTTCATGACGCTAACTTCTGGTTCTGGTCTTCTTTACCATACATTCGATCACTACGGTCCACACAAAGGTGGCGAAATCGGCCAACGTGTGAACGGTGTACTAATCTCTAACGGTATGGGTAAAGCGCTAACTAACGCACTATTCAACCTACAAGAGCGTGGCCGTATGTTCATCGGTCACGGTGTTGAAGTATACGAAGGCATGGTTGTTGGTATCCACAGCCGTGACAACGACCTAACAGTTAACGTACTGAAAGGTAAGCAGCTAACGAACGTTCGTGCATCTGGTACTGATGACGCACAGGTTCTTACTCCGCCAATCATCATGACGCTTGAGCAAGCTCTAGAATTCATCGATGACGACGAGCTAGTAGAAGTAACACCTGAAAGCATCCGTATCCGTAAGAAGTTCCTAACAGAATCGGATCGTAAGCGTGCTTCACGTGCAGCGAAATAA
- the glnA gene encoding glutamate--ammonia ligase, with product MSVENVLSLIQENEVKFVDLRFTDTKGKEQHISLPAHQVDADFFEEGKMFDGSSVAGWKGINESDMVMMPDASSAVLDPFTEDATLNIRCDILEPATMQGYDRDPRSIAKRSEEYMRSTGIADTVLIGPEPEFFLFDDVKFATDMSGSFFKIDDIEAAWNTGSDVEGGNKGHRPGVKGGYFPVAPVDSSQDIRSAMCLVMEEMGLVVEAHHHEVATAGQNEIATRFNTLTTKADETQIYKYVVHNVAHAFGKTATFMPKPLVGDNGSGMHVHQSLAKDGVNLFAGDKYGGLSETALYYIGGVIKHARAINAFSNPATNSYKRLVPGFEAPVMLAYSARNRSASIRIPVVPSPKARRIELRFGDPAANPYLCYAAMLMAGLDGIKNKIHPGEAMDKDLYDLPAEEAAEIPTVAYSLKEALECLDADREFLTAGGVFSDDFIDSYIDLKSQDVEKVNMTTHPLEFELYYSV from the coding sequence ATGTCAGTAGAAAACGTACTATCGCTGATCCAAGAGAACGAAGTTAAATTTGTAGACCTACGCTTTACAGATACTAAAGGTAAAGAGCAGCACATCTCTCTACCTGCTCACCAAGTTGACGCAGACTTCTTTGAAGAAGGTAAGATGTTTGACGGCTCTTCTGTAGCTGGTTGGAAAGGCATCAACGAATCTGACATGGTAATGATGCCAGACGCATCATCTGCTGTTCTTGACCCATTCACGGAAGACGCAACGCTAAACATCCGTTGTGACATCCTTGAGCCTGCAACAATGCAAGGCTACGACCGTGACCCACGTTCTATCGCAAAACGCTCTGAAGAGTACATGCGCTCTACAGGTATCGCAGACACAGTTCTAATCGGTCCTGAGCCAGAGTTCTTCCTATTTGACGACGTTAAGTTCGCAACAGACATGTCTGGTTCTTTCTTCAAGATCGACGACATCGAAGCGGCATGGAATACTGGTTCTGACGTAGAAGGCGGTAACAAAGGTCACCGTCCAGGCGTTAAAGGCGGTTACTTCCCAGTAGCTCCAGTTGATTCATCTCAAGACATCCGTTCTGCAATGTGTCTAGTAATGGAAGAGATGGGCCTAGTTGTTGAAGCGCACCACCACGAAGTAGCAACTGCGGGTCAAAACGAAATCGCAACTCGCTTCAACACGCTAACGACTAAAGCTGACGAAACTCAAATCTACAAGTACGTTGTACACAACGTTGCTCACGCATTTGGTAAAACAGCGACATTCATGCCTAAGCCACTTGTAGGTGATAACGGTTCTGGTATGCACGTTCACCAATCTCTAGCAAAAGACGGTGTTAACCTATTTGCTGGTGACAAGTACGGCGGCCTATCTGAAACTGCACTTTACTACATCGGTGGTGTTATCAAGCACGCTCGCGCTATCAACGCATTCTCTAACCCAGCAACAAACTCGTACAAGCGTCTTGTACCAGGCTTCGAAGCTCCAGTTATGCTTGCTTACTCTGCACGTAACCGTTCTGCTTCTATCCGTATCCCAGTGGTACCAAGCCCTAAAGCACGTCGTATCGAGCTACGTTTTGGTGACCCAGCGGCGAACCCATACCTATGCTACGCAGCAATGCTAATGGCTGGTCTTGACGGTATTAAGAACAAGATCCACCCAGGCGAAGCTATGGATAAGGATCTATACGACCTACCAGCTGAAGAAGCAGCAGAAATCCCAACAGTAGCTTACTCACTAAAAGAAGCTCTAGAGTGTCTAGACGCTGACCGTGAGTTCCTAACAGCTGGCGGTGTATTCTCTGATGACTTCATCGACTCTTACATCGACCTTAAGTCTCAAGATGTAGAGAAAGTAAACATGACAACTCACCCACTTGAGTTTGAACTGTACTACTCTGTTTAA
- a CDS encoding AAA family ATPase — protein MQPIIISGGPGAGKTTLVNALADRHYATFAEASRQLIEQQSQIEGGILPWINLPGFAALCLEVMSEQKTLANQHSIAFLDRAIPDICGYLSQAELEIDEKYLKASQGYHPQVFLCRPEASIYVQDEVRPYPFEGALEIHDSLVALYQQLGYKVIDVPFMTVEERVQFVESHLEVKN, from the coding sequence GGTGCGGGCAAAACAACCTTGGTTAACGCACTTGCAGATCGCCACTACGCCACCTTTGCCGAGGCTTCTCGTCAGTTAATTGAACAACAGAGCCAGATTGAAGGTGGCATACTGCCTTGGATCAACCTGCCCGGCTTTGCTGCACTCTGTTTAGAGGTGATGAGTGAGCAGAAGACGCTAGCCAACCAACACTCAATCGCTTTTCTCGATCGCGCTATCCCTGACATCTGTGGTTATCTATCTCAGGCAGAATTAGAGATTGATGAAAAGTACCTAAAGGCGAGTCAGGGTTACCACCCTCAAGTGTTCTTGTGTCGCCCAGAAGCAAGTATCTACGTACAAGATGAGGTGCGCCCTTATCCGTTTGAGGGTGCGTTAGAGATTCACGACAGCTTAGTCGCCCTCTATCAGCAGCTCGGATATAAAGTGATTGACGTGCCGTTTATGACGGTTGAAGAGCGAGTTCAGTTCGTTGAAAGTCACTTAGAAGTCAAAAACTAG
- a CDS encoding DUF4124 domain-containing protein, producing the protein MKAIWMLIGAILSGIVSAQTVYTWEDESGVLHFSDTPDSNRAKALSLPDVKAVAPAPKFDSTSPVDPQPVKPLPTEATAHKAPVRDKPDTPAPLELTLITPQHDQTLRSNRGLIAIEIELNRKLGIGEQLQLMLDGRRYGAPQTSSTWALKNIDRGTHTIAIQAHRSGKLIASTTPVTVFLHRATIK; encoded by the coding sequence ATGAAAGCGATATGGATGTTAATTGGAGCGATACTCTCGGGAATCGTAAGTGCTCAAACTGTCTACACTTGGGAAGATGAGAGTGGCGTGCTGCACTTTAGTGATACGCCAGACAGCAACAGAGCCAAGGCATTAAGTTTGCCCGATGTTAAAGCTGTTGCCCCAGCGCCTAAATTTGACAGCACATCGCCAGTTGATCCTCAACCGGTAAAGCCTTTACCGACTGAAGCCACAGCTCACAAAGCACCGGTTCGGGACAAGCCTGATACTCCGGCTCCACTCGAACTGACCCTAATCACGCCGCAGCACGATCAAACCTTGCGCAGCAATCGCGGTTTAATCGCTATTGAAATAGAGCTCAACCGAAAACTCGGCATTGGGGAACAACTACAATTGATGCTAGATGGGCGCCGTTATGGTGCACCGCAAACTTCATCAACATGGGCCCTAAAAAACATCGATCGCGGCACACATACCATTGCTATTCAAGCACATAGAAGCGGCAAGCTTATTGCATCTACTACTCCAGTCACTGTGTTTTTACACCGTGCAACGATCAAGTAG